Proteins encoded by one window of Musa acuminata AAA Group cultivar baxijiao chromosome BXJ2-9, Cavendish_Baxijiao_AAA, whole genome shotgun sequence:
- the LOC103997107 gene encoding E3 ubiquitin-protein ligase ATL41, with protein MSNSVPSPEWFVYDENKDSYDLNTRILATAVICLTSVVVLVVFLHLYVRHVLLRRHRASLLLRFYANNPAHDDPANVGLDPSAIAALPTHSYRVIIKQGEGGGGSKDDGSCAECAICLSAVEEGETVRTLPSCKHLFHVGCIDMWLGSHSTCPVCRTAVEPPPAATPDVSEPSTVPPPRAASQDSSGAAAAAASQEGSSSGSKDSGSASSRLGSSFRRMLSWDRSTGRRAQGEAMEDLERQ; from the coding sequence ATGTCTAACAGCGTTCCCTCCCCCGAGTGGTTTGTCTACGACGAGAACAAGGACAGCTACGACCTCAACACAAGGATTCTGGCCACCGCCGTCATCTGCCTGACATCCGTTGTTGTCCTCGTTGTCTTCCTCCACCTCTACGTCCGCCACGTCCTCCTCCGCCGGCATCGCGCCAGCCTCCTCCTCCGCTTCTATGCGAACAACCCCGCCCACGACGATCCGGCCAACGTGGGGCTCGACCCCTCCGCCATCGCCGCCCTCCCGACGCATTCTTATCGAGTCATAATCAAGCAAGGAGAAGGCGGCGGCGGTAGCAAAGACGACGGGAGCTGCGCGGAGTGCGCCATTTGTTTGAGCGCCGTGGAGGAAGGGGAGACGGTGAGGACGCTGCCCAGCTGCAAGCACCTGTTCCACGTCGGCTGCATCGACATGTGGCTGGGCTCCCACTCCACCTGCCCGGTGTGTCGCACGGCGGTGGAGCCTCCGCCGGCCGCCACACCCGACGTCAGCGAGCCATCCACCGTTCCACCTCCAAGAGCGGCGTCGCAGGACTCCTCGGGAGCCGCTGCGGCTGCGGCGTCCCAGGAAGGCTCCTCCTCGGGATCCAAGGACTCGGGATCGGCTTCCTCGCGATTGGGTTCGTCGTTCAGGAGGATGTTGAGTTGGGATAGGTCAACAGGGAGAAGAGCTCAAGGGGAAGCGATGGAAGACCTGGAGAGACAGTAA